The proteins below are encoded in one region of Helianthus annuus cultivar XRQ/B chromosome 2, HanXRQr2.0-SUNRISE, whole genome shotgun sequence:
- the LOC110927060 gene encoding uncharacterized protein LOC110927060, translating into MRNSSFLLVAFLLMFISTVVVQAADDKKNPAPKPKPVEDDATNYDVWTPDPETGRQLAYCKSKGACYQKVLTCPAECPERKPKKNRKQKGCFIHCGSKCEATCKWRRAKCNGYGALCYDPRFIGGDGVMFYFHGGKGRSFALVSDTNLQINALFIGNRPNGRKRDYTWVQSVAIMFDTHTLIISAKKVSQWDDSVDVLLVKWDGQEVTVPFEGDAEWKTNTGVREVLVERTDDTNSVRVSVGGLVEIDMKAVPVTKEEDKAHNYQLPSNDAFAHFETQFKFSNLSDDVEGILGKTYRPGYESPVKRGVAMPIMGGEDKYEVPKLTSAACNVCMFQKNPAGGLADV; encoded by the exons ATGAGGAACTCTAGCTTCCTTTTAGTAGCATTCCTTCTCATGTTCATCTCAACCGTTGTCGTCCAAGCTGCGGACGACAAGAAGAATCCTGCACCCAAGCCGAAGCCGGTTGAGGATGATGCGACTAACTACGACGTCTGGACACCTGATCCGGAGACTGGACGACAACTGGCGTATTGTAAATCGAAAGGGGCGTGTTACCAGAAGGTGTTGACGTGTCCCGCCGAGTGCCCCGAGAGGAAGCCCAAGAAGAACAGGAAGCAGAAAGGGTGCTTTATTCATTGTGGTAGCAAGTGTGAAGCTACTTGCAAAT GGAGAAGAGCGAAATGTAACGGGTATGGTGCTTTATGTTACGATCCAAGGTTCATCGGCGGCGACGGAGTTATGTTCTACTTCCATGGCGGTAAAGGACGTAGTTTCGCACTTGTATCCGACACCAACCTCCAAATTAATGCTCTCTTCATCGGAAACCGCCCCAACGGTAGGAAGCGTGACTACACATGGGTCCAATCGGTCGCGATAATGTTTGACACCCACACCCTAATCATTTCAGCCAAAAAAGTGTCCCAATGGGACGACTCTGTTGACGTGCTCCTCGTGAAATGGGACGGTCAGGAAGTGACCGTCCCATTTGAGGGGGACGCAGAGTGGAAAACCAACACTGGAGTAAGAGAAGTGTTGGTTGAGCGAACCGACGACACTAACTCTGTTAGAGTTAGTGTCGGTGGGTTGGTCGAGATCGACATGAAGGCCGTCCCCGTGACTAAAGAAGAAGACAAAGCACATAACTACCAGTTACCGTCTAACGACGCGTTTGCCCACTTTGAGACACAGTTTAAATTCTCGAACCTTTCCGACGACGTGGAGGGCATTTTGGGGAAAACTTATAGGCCGGGGTATGAGAGTCCGGTGAAGCGAGGAGTCGCCATGCCGATAATGGGTGGGGAAGACAAGTATGAAGTTCCAAAACTAACCTCAGCTGCTTGCAATGTATGCATGTTTCAGAAAAACCCTGCTGGTGGTTTGGctgatgtttga
- the LOC110927059 gene encoding beta-galactosidase 8 yields the protein MKFLIVWLLVAVTVTVTVVTAVNVTYDHRALVIDGKRRVLVSGSIHYPRSTPDMWAGLIQKSKDGGLDVIETYVFWNLHEPVRGQYDFEGRKDLVHFVKLVADAGLYVHLRIGPYVCAEWNYGGFPLWLHFIPGIELRTDNEPFKAEMKRFTAKIVSMMKDEKLYASQGGPIILSQIENEYGNIDSSYGPAAKSYIKWAASMATSLDTGVPWVMCQQRDAPDPLIDTCNGFYCDGYKPNAENKPTMWTENWTGWFLSFGGAVPYRPVEDIAFAVARFYQRGGTFQNYYMYHGGTNFGRTTGGPFIATSYDYDAPLDEYGAPRQPKWGHLKDLHNAIKLCEDALVATDPTTISLGQNLEASVYKTSSTCAAFLANVDTKNDKNVNFNGNSYHLPAWSVSILSDCKNVVFNTAKINSMATIKRFVAASVDDLSDSKAISSEWSYVSEPVGISSNDAFNRPGLVEQINTTADQSDYLWYSISTNIKGNEPFLHDGFQTTLHVKSLGHVLHLFVNGQLEGSAIGNAGNPAFTKDVSVVLKPGKNTVDLLSLTVGLQNYGAFFDKKGAGITGPVELDGLKNGSNFDLSSQQWTYQIGLKGESQGLNTGGSSLWVSGSPKSQPLTWYKTGFDAPTGDSPIAIDFTGMGKGEAWVNGQSIGRYWPTYIAPTGGCSACSYKGPYSSNKCLKNCGKPSQKLYHVPRSWLKPSGNVLVLFEEIGGDPTQISFTTQELESLCAQVSESHPLPMEAWSRDNPTRKSKSTPKPRVLLECPHPNQVISSIKFASFGTPQGKCGSFSHGYCRSPNALSILQKVCIGSRRCNIEVSSAAFGDPCIGVVKSLAVEASCA from the exons atgaagtTCTTGATTGTTTGGTTGCTGGTGGCGGTGACGGTAACGGTAACGGTGGTGACGGCGGTGAATGTGACGTATGATCACCGGGCGTTAGTTATTGACGGCAAACGGCGGGTGTTAGTTTCTGGTTCTATTCATTATCCTCGGAGTACACCAGAT ATGTGGGCAGGGCTTATACAGAAATCTAAAGATGGAGGATTGGATGTGATTGAAACTTATGTTTTTTGGAATTTGCATGAGCCTGTTAGAGGCCag TATGACTTTGAAGGAAGAAAAGATTTGGTTCATTTTGTAAAACTAGTGGCCGATGCGGGTCTTTATGTTCATCTTCGAATCGGTCCTTACGTTTGTGCCGAGTGGAATTACGG TGGATTTCCGCTCTGGTTACATTTCATACCAGGAATCGAGCTTCGAACCGATAACGAACCGTTTAAG GCCGAAATGAAACGGTTTACAGCCAAGATAGTTAGCATGATGAAGGACGAGAAGCTTTATGCGTCTCAAGGTGGACCTATAATCTTATCTCAG ATCGAGAACGAATATGGTAATATTGATAGCAGTTACGGTCCTGCCGCAAAATCTTACATCAAATGGGCGGCAAGTATGGCTACGTCTTTAGATACAGGAGTACCATGGGTGATGTGTCAGCAACGAGACGCTCCCGACCCACTT ATAGACACTTGCAACGGGTTCTACTGTGATGGGTACAAACCGAACGCTGAAAACAAGCCCACAATGTGGACTGAAAACTGGACCGGGTGGTTTCTTTCGTTTGGTGGTGCCGTGCCTTATAGACCCGTAGAAGATATTGCGTTCGCCGTCGCGCGTTTCTACCAAAGAGGTGGAACATTTCAAAATTATTATATG TACCATGGTGGGACTAACTTTGGCCGTACCACTGGAGGTCCGTTTATTGCGACAAGTTATGATTACGACGCTCCACTTGATGAGTATG GAGCGCCTCGACAACCAAAGTGGGGTCACTTAAAAGATTTACATAACGCCATCAAGCTTTGTGAAGACGCGTTGGTAGCAACCGACCCGACAACTATTTCTCTTGGTCAAAACTTAGAG GCTAGTGTTTATAAGACATCGTCGACATGTGCTGCTTTTCTCGCGAATGTCGATACAAAAAACGACAAAAACGTTAACTTCAATGGCAATTCTTATCACTTGCCCGCTTGGTCCGTTAGCATCTTGTCCGACTGCAAGAATGTAGTGTTTAACACTGCCAAG ATAAACTCGATGGCTACGATCAAAAGGTTTGTAGCTGCAAGTGTTGATGATTTAAGCGACTCGAAGGCGATTTCTTCGGAATGGAGTTATGTTAGTGAACCGGTGGGGATCTCGAGTAATGATGCATTCAATAGACCGGGATTAGTCGAGCAAATTAATACTACGGCTGATCAAAGTGATTATTTGTGGTATTCAATAAG CACTAACATTAAGGGAAACGAGCCGTTCCTTCACGACGGATTTCAAACAACTCTTCATGTGAAATCACTCGGTCATGTTCTTCATTTGTTCGTTAACGGTCAACTTGAAG GTAGTGCAATCGGCAATGCCGGAAACCCAGCTTTTACAAAGGATGTCTCTGTGGTTCTCAAACCGGGAAAGAACACAGTCGATCTCTTGAGTTTGACCGTTGGACTTCAG AATTATGGGGCCTTTTTCGATAAAAAGGGTGCGGGTATCACCGGTCCAGTGGAGCTAGACGGCTTAAAAAACGGGTCAAACTTTGACCTTTCATCTCAACAATGGACATATCAAATTGGACTGAAAGGAGAATCACAAGGCTTGAACACCGGTGGTTCATCGCTATGGGTCTCGGGATCACCTAAAAGTCAACCTTTGACTTGGTACAAG ACCGGTTTTGATGCCCCTACGGGTGATAGTCCAATTGCGATAGACTTCACGGGAATGGGGAAAGGTGAGGCGTGGGTCAATGGTCAAAGCATCGGGCGTTATTGGCCCACTTACATTGCTCCAACCGGCGGTTGCTCGGCTTGTAGTTACAAAGGGCCATATAGTTCAAACAAATGCCTCAAGAATTGTGGGAAACCATCACAAAAGCT GTACCATGTACCTCGATCATGGTTGAAACCAAGCGGGAATGTGTTGGTCTTGTTCGAGGAAATAGGTGGAGACCCGACACAAATATCCTTCACGACACAAGAATTGGAAAGTTTGTGTGCGCAAGTCTCTGAATCTCACCCGCTCCCGATGGAAGCATGGAGTCGAGATAATCCAACaagaaagtcaaagtcaacaccAAAGCCGAGAGTTTTGCTCGAGTGCCCTCATCCTAATCAAGTCATATCGTCAATCAAGTTTGCTAGCTTTGGAACGCCTCAAGGGAAATGCGGAAGTTTCAGTCATGGTTACTGCAGGAGTCCTAATGCACTTTCAATACTACAAAAG GTCTGCATTGGATCAAGGAGATGCAACATTGAAGTTTCGTCAGCCGCATTTGGTGATCCTTGTATAGGTGTAGTGAAAAGTTTAGCGGTAgaagcttcgtgtgcatga